A part of Podarcis muralis chromosome 13, rPodMur119.hap1.1, whole genome shotgun sequence genomic DNA contains:
- the LOC114582320 gene encoding uncharacterized protein LOC114582320 isoform X1: MFGSMSTCRTVCVRGYPADLPPERVSDKLMIHFLRARNGGGEIASIEFPPESPGCAMVTFEDATVTQQVLKAKKHVLTINGNKYPLEVTQSATELNPNEIFVRVCMKVDYGRFPDGKDILDSLCQRYEGIHINFNTQEMTCTVKGSFVELQAFSSELLRCLNSKQRAGVLFANGGRPAEKAAGDGVSHQEETRAEKKRKKKRDEEEKAAAGPLEVQESAESVMEPLEDFSLAIDSDIYLYMQKFCSEELGNIFHKQQVGVVDVHSDGITTLYLRAASNGAGGVSALVSAHLALSQLSQQLEGTLRKEKVHKRDLGIDGGRSFPAELQSLYPLLLIQEEEEDFCLIGNLAEVSQAKRHIQELIAARGAAQDHRRPGVPQAAYLQGPSSLPAQLESPAESVPKKLSSPKPNSKAEHKLAANFSSRGSLPAWLPAASLFPATERPAPESERSLPFLPAATEPKSQIRQTLEFRKAPQGMKANHSSSSPAGTMLSSEGWASLGLTEPPSLHGVTSSFRSLNLFDTTGAADFRVSETRPHLRRSSSLSLQKSLSGNESMPEPRLAAQVSAAHLKQESQEYPHRTLQKEIRKDGLTQVEYSQEMESPITKQRHSLHAVQSDNGSPSGMQKAEALGESCAYIYDSFTYTELAMDGPEDEALGELCRYLKNFDDRIVVSRDRYKLGLTYPREEKLQVLEVFRLFSARRMAALSEQTPFRDGKIQGETSAAGSAQQPNESRRASLLESSLGPDSLAGDTSPSQAQRQGSGFQPAPVQNFPSDHRAWQSEALDQTPGASKQGRSRRLLAESRQGLPDKFHFARDCNKEGSSQEAERAPRGSLPDLPRHSSPPAGEGLASDLGLRTTSLGSESAAEECVLCQNSHPAPPHASCPHKPCRARIPEGRASLTHHGASAGIPGTFGASTISQSLPGYIRDPTLKITYNIPDGVQQAGDPFPGHLYRGGHFEAFLPDNTEGRRLMVLLHKAFERGLTFRIRSCGLEERVTWGPIPHKTSMEGGKARNGYPDSHYLQQLSLKLKELNIE, from the exons aTCTTTGTACGCGTCTGCATGAAGGTGGACTATGGCCGCTTCCCTGATGGAAAAGACATCCTGGATAGTCTGTGCCAGCGGTATGAGGGCATCCACATCAACTTCAACACTCAGGAGATGACCTGCACTGTCAAAGGCTCCTTTGTGGAGTTGCAGGCCTTCAGTTCTGAGCTGCTGAGGTGCCTCAACAGCAAGCAAAGGGCTGGCGTTCTCTTTGCGAACGGAGGCAGACCTGCTGAGAAGGCTGCGGGAGATGGCGTCTCGCACCAGGAGGAGACTCgggcagagaagaagaggaaaaagaagagggaCGAGGAGGAGAAGGCTGCAGCAGGCCCATTAGAAGTCCAGGAGTCTGCAGAGAGCGTCATGGAGCCCCTGGAGGACTTCTCCTTAGCAATAGACTCAGACATCTACCTCTACATGCAGAAGTTCTGCAGTGAGGAATTGGGCAACATTTTCCACAAGCAGCAGGTGGGTGTTGTGGACGTCCACAGCGACGGCATCACCACCCTCTACCTGCGAGCAGCATCAAATGGGGCTGGGGGAGTTAGCGCCCTAGTTTCGGCCCACCTGGCGCTCTCCCAGCTTTCTCAGCAACTGGAGGGCACCCTGCGGAAAGAGAAGGTCCACAAGCGAGATTTGGGGATCGACGGCGGCAGGAGTTTTCCAGCAGAGCTACAAAGCCTCTACCCTCTGCTGCtgattcaggaggaggaggaggatttctgccTCATTGGGAATTTGGCGGAAGTTTCCCAAGCCAAGCGGCACATCCAGGAACTGATTGCCGCAAGGGGGGCAGCGCAGGATCACCGGAGACCCGGCGTTCCCCAGGCAGCGTACCTCCAGGGCCCTAGCTCTCTGCCAGCTCAGCTAGAGTCGCCGGCGGAGTCCGTGCCAAAGAAGCTGAGCTCGCCAAAGCCCAACAGCAAAGCCGAGCACAAGCTGGCTGCCAACTTTTCAAGTCGGGGTAGCCTACCGGCATGGCTGCCAGCTGCCAGCTTGTTTCCAGCCACAGAACGCCCGGCTCCAGAGAGCGAGCGTTCCCTGCCGTTTTTGCCCGCTGCTACTGAACCAAAGAGCCAGATCAGGCAAACTCTGGAATTCCGGAAAGCACCGCAAGGGATGAAAGCAAATCACTCGTCGTCCTCACCTGCAGGCACCATGTTGAGTTCTGAGGGCTGGGCAAGCCTCGGTCTCACAGAGCCTCCATCCCTCCATGGGGTCACAAGCTCCTTCAGATCCTTGAACCTGTTTGACACCACGGGGGCTGCCGACTTCAGAGTTTCCGAAACGAGGCCCCACCTCAGAAGGTCCAGCAGCCTCTCGCTGCAGAAGTCTCTAAGCGGCAATGAGTCCATGCCTGAGCCCAGGCTTGCAGCTCAGGTCAGTGCAGCCCACCTGAAGCAGGAGTCTCAGGAATATCCCCACCGTACTTTGCAGAAGGAGATCAGAAAGGATGGGTTGACACAGGTGGAGTACAGTCAGGAAATGGAGTCTCCGATTACCAAACAAAGGCACTCTTTGCACGCTGTCCAAAGCGATAACGGGAGTCCTTCAGGCATGCAAAAAGCAGAGGCCCTCGGAGAGTCTTGTGCTTACATTTACGACAGCTTCACCTACACTGAGCTGGCCATGGATGGACCAGAGGATGAGGCCCTGGGTGAATTGTGTAGGTACCTGAAAAATTTCGACGACCGCATTGTCGTCAGCCGGGATAGGTACAAGCTGGGCCTTACGTACCCCCGCGAGGAGAAGTTGCAGGTCCTGGAAGTGTTCCGCTTGTTCTCTGCCCGCCGGATGGCTGCCCTGTCCGAGCAGACTCCCTTCCGTGATGGGAAAATTCAGGGCGAGACATCGGCTGCAGGGAGCGCTCAGCAGCCGAATGAGAGCAGGAGAGCCAGCCTGCTAGAGAGCTCCCTTGGCCCGGACAGCCTTGCCGGAGACACATCGCCCTCCCAGGCTCAGAGACAGGGCAGCGGTTTCCAGCCTGCGCCGGTGCAGAATTTCCCAAGTGACCACAGAGCATGGCAGAGTGAGGCCCTCGACCAAACCCCGGGTGCCAGCAAGCAGGGCCGCTCCAGGAGACTGTTGGCCGAGAGCAGGCAGGGCTTGCCAGACAAGTTCCATTTTGCGAGAGACTGCAATAAGGAGGGGAGCagccaggaagcagagagggcccCGCGGGGCTCCTTGCCTGACCTGCCACGGCACTCTTCTCCCCCAGCTGGAGAGGGGCTTGCCTCAGATTTGGGCCTGAGAACCACCAGCCTAGGAAGCGAGTCGGCGGCTGAAGAGTGTGTGCTGTGCCAAAACAGCCATCCCGCCCCGCCCCATGCCTCCTGCCCCCACAAGCCTTGCAGGGCGCGAATCCCGGAAGGGAGAGCTTCGCTAACCCACCACGGGGCCTCTGCCGGCATTCCCGGAACCTTTGGAGCTTCCACCATATCGCAAAGCCTCCCTGGGTATATCCGAGATCCGACACTCAAAATAACATACAACATTCCTGACGGAGTGCAACAA GCTGGAGACCCTTTCCCAGGACATCTGTACCGAGGGGGCCACTTCGAGGCCTTTCTCCCAGACAACACAGAGGGCCGGCGGTTGATGGTGCTCCTGCACAAAGCTTTTGAGCGCGGTCTGACGTTCCGTATCAGATCCTGCGGTTTGGAGGAGAGGGTGACTTGGGGACCCATCCCCCACAAGACCTCCATGGAGGGGGGCAAGGCCAG AAACGGCTACCCAGACAGCCATTACCTCCAGCAGCTGAGTCTGAAGCTGAAAGAGCTGAACATCGAATGA
- the LOC114582320 gene encoding uncharacterized protein LOC114582320 isoform X2 — MSTCRTVCVRGYPADLPPERVSDKLMIHFLRARNGGGEIASIEFPPESPGCAMVTFEDATVTQQVLKAKKHVLTINGNKYPLEVTQSATELNPNEIFVRVCMKVDYGRFPDGKDILDSLCQRYEGIHINFNTQEMTCTVKGSFVELQAFSSELLRCLNSKQRAGVLFANGGRPAEKAAGDGVSHQEETRAEKKRKKKRDEEEKAAAGPLEVQESAESVMEPLEDFSLAIDSDIYLYMQKFCSEELGNIFHKQQVGVVDVHSDGITTLYLRAASNGAGGVSALVSAHLALSQLSQQLEGTLRKEKVHKRDLGIDGGRSFPAELQSLYPLLLIQEEEEDFCLIGNLAEVSQAKRHIQELIAARGAAQDHRRPGVPQAAYLQGPSSLPAQLESPAESVPKKLSSPKPNSKAEHKLAANFSSRGSLPAWLPAASLFPATERPAPESERSLPFLPAATEPKSQIRQTLEFRKAPQGMKANHSSSSPAGTMLSSEGWASLGLTEPPSLHGVTSSFRSLNLFDTTGAADFRVSETRPHLRRSSSLSLQKSLSGNESMPEPRLAAQVSAAHLKQESQEYPHRTLQKEIRKDGLTQVEYSQEMESPITKQRHSLHAVQSDNGSPSGMQKAEALGESCAYIYDSFTYTELAMDGPEDEALGELCRYLKNFDDRIVVSRDRYKLGLTYPREEKLQVLEVFRLFSARRMAALSEQTPFRDGKIQGETSAAGSAQQPNESRRASLLESSLGPDSLAGDTSPSQAQRQGSGFQPAPVQNFPSDHRAWQSEALDQTPGASKQGRSRRLLAESRQGLPDKFHFARDCNKEGSSQEAERAPRGSLPDLPRHSSPPAGEGLASDLGLRTTSLGSESAAEECVLCQNSHPAPPHASCPHKPCRARIPEGRASLTHHGASAGIPGTFGASTISQSLPGYIRDPTLKITYNIPDGVQQAGDPFPGHLYRGGHFEAFLPDNTEGRRLMVLLHKAFERGLTFRIRSCGLEERVTWGPIPHKTSMEGGKARNGYPDSHYLQQLSLKLKELNIE, encoded by the exons aTCTTTGTACGCGTCTGCATGAAGGTGGACTATGGCCGCTTCCCTGATGGAAAAGACATCCTGGATAGTCTGTGCCAGCGGTATGAGGGCATCCACATCAACTTCAACACTCAGGAGATGACCTGCACTGTCAAAGGCTCCTTTGTGGAGTTGCAGGCCTTCAGTTCTGAGCTGCTGAGGTGCCTCAACAGCAAGCAAAGGGCTGGCGTTCTCTTTGCGAACGGAGGCAGACCTGCTGAGAAGGCTGCGGGAGATGGCGTCTCGCACCAGGAGGAGACTCgggcagagaagaagaggaaaaagaagagggaCGAGGAGGAGAAGGCTGCAGCAGGCCCATTAGAAGTCCAGGAGTCTGCAGAGAGCGTCATGGAGCCCCTGGAGGACTTCTCCTTAGCAATAGACTCAGACATCTACCTCTACATGCAGAAGTTCTGCAGTGAGGAATTGGGCAACATTTTCCACAAGCAGCAGGTGGGTGTTGTGGACGTCCACAGCGACGGCATCACCACCCTCTACCTGCGAGCAGCATCAAATGGGGCTGGGGGAGTTAGCGCCCTAGTTTCGGCCCACCTGGCGCTCTCCCAGCTTTCTCAGCAACTGGAGGGCACCCTGCGGAAAGAGAAGGTCCACAAGCGAGATTTGGGGATCGACGGCGGCAGGAGTTTTCCAGCAGAGCTACAAAGCCTCTACCCTCTGCTGCtgattcaggaggaggaggaggatttctgccTCATTGGGAATTTGGCGGAAGTTTCCCAAGCCAAGCGGCACATCCAGGAACTGATTGCCGCAAGGGGGGCAGCGCAGGATCACCGGAGACCCGGCGTTCCCCAGGCAGCGTACCTCCAGGGCCCTAGCTCTCTGCCAGCTCAGCTAGAGTCGCCGGCGGAGTCCGTGCCAAAGAAGCTGAGCTCGCCAAAGCCCAACAGCAAAGCCGAGCACAAGCTGGCTGCCAACTTTTCAAGTCGGGGTAGCCTACCGGCATGGCTGCCAGCTGCCAGCTTGTTTCCAGCCACAGAACGCCCGGCTCCAGAGAGCGAGCGTTCCCTGCCGTTTTTGCCCGCTGCTACTGAACCAAAGAGCCAGATCAGGCAAACTCTGGAATTCCGGAAAGCACCGCAAGGGATGAAAGCAAATCACTCGTCGTCCTCACCTGCAGGCACCATGTTGAGTTCTGAGGGCTGGGCAAGCCTCGGTCTCACAGAGCCTCCATCCCTCCATGGGGTCACAAGCTCCTTCAGATCCTTGAACCTGTTTGACACCACGGGGGCTGCCGACTTCAGAGTTTCCGAAACGAGGCCCCACCTCAGAAGGTCCAGCAGCCTCTCGCTGCAGAAGTCTCTAAGCGGCAATGAGTCCATGCCTGAGCCCAGGCTTGCAGCTCAGGTCAGTGCAGCCCACCTGAAGCAGGAGTCTCAGGAATATCCCCACCGTACTTTGCAGAAGGAGATCAGAAAGGATGGGTTGACACAGGTGGAGTACAGTCAGGAAATGGAGTCTCCGATTACCAAACAAAGGCACTCTTTGCACGCTGTCCAAAGCGATAACGGGAGTCCTTCAGGCATGCAAAAAGCAGAGGCCCTCGGAGAGTCTTGTGCTTACATTTACGACAGCTTCACCTACACTGAGCTGGCCATGGATGGACCAGAGGATGAGGCCCTGGGTGAATTGTGTAGGTACCTGAAAAATTTCGACGACCGCATTGTCGTCAGCCGGGATAGGTACAAGCTGGGCCTTACGTACCCCCGCGAGGAGAAGTTGCAGGTCCTGGAAGTGTTCCGCTTGTTCTCTGCCCGCCGGATGGCTGCCCTGTCCGAGCAGACTCCCTTCCGTGATGGGAAAATTCAGGGCGAGACATCGGCTGCAGGGAGCGCTCAGCAGCCGAATGAGAGCAGGAGAGCCAGCCTGCTAGAGAGCTCCCTTGGCCCGGACAGCCTTGCCGGAGACACATCGCCCTCCCAGGCTCAGAGACAGGGCAGCGGTTTCCAGCCTGCGCCGGTGCAGAATTTCCCAAGTGACCACAGAGCATGGCAGAGTGAGGCCCTCGACCAAACCCCGGGTGCCAGCAAGCAGGGCCGCTCCAGGAGACTGTTGGCCGAGAGCAGGCAGGGCTTGCCAGACAAGTTCCATTTTGCGAGAGACTGCAATAAGGAGGGGAGCagccaggaagcagagagggcccCGCGGGGCTCCTTGCCTGACCTGCCACGGCACTCTTCTCCCCCAGCTGGAGAGGGGCTTGCCTCAGATTTGGGCCTGAGAACCACCAGCCTAGGAAGCGAGTCGGCGGCTGAAGAGTGTGTGCTGTGCCAAAACAGCCATCCCGCCCCGCCCCATGCCTCCTGCCCCCACAAGCCTTGCAGGGCGCGAATCCCGGAAGGGAGAGCTTCGCTAACCCACCACGGGGCCTCTGCCGGCATTCCCGGAACCTTTGGAGCTTCCACCATATCGCAAAGCCTCCCTGGGTATATCCGAGATCCGACACTCAAAATAACATACAACATTCCTGACGGAGTGCAACAA GCTGGAGACCCTTTCCCAGGACATCTGTACCGAGGGGGCCACTTCGAGGCCTTTCTCCCAGACAACACAGAGGGCCGGCGGTTGATGGTGCTCCTGCACAAAGCTTTTGAGCGCGGTCTGACGTTCCGTATCAGATCCTGCGGTTTGGAGGAGAGGGTGACTTGGGGACCCATCCCCCACAAGACCTCCATGGAGGGGGGCAAGGCCAG AAACGGCTACCCAGACAGCCATTACCTCCAGCAGCTGAGTCTGAAGCTGAAAGAGCTGAACATCGAATGA
- the LOC114582320 gene encoding uncharacterized protein LOC114582320 isoform X3 yields MEVEKLPALNFHPNPQAVLWLPLRMQQVTRRGANLFVTQQVLKAKKHVLTINGNKYPLEVTQSATELNPNEIFVRVCMKVDYGRFPDGKDILDSLCQRYEGIHINFNTQEMTCTVKGSFVELQAFSSELLRCLNSKQRAGVLFANGGRPAEKAAGDGVSHQEETRAEKKRKKKRDEEEKAAAGPLEVQESAESVMEPLEDFSLAIDSDIYLYMQKFCSEELGNIFHKQQVGVVDVHSDGITTLYLRAASNGAGGVSALVSAHLALSQLSQQLEGTLRKEKVHKRDLGIDGGRSFPAELQSLYPLLLIQEEEEDFCLIGNLAEVSQAKRHIQELIAARGAAQDHRRPGVPQAAYLQGPSSLPAQLESPAESVPKKLSSPKPNSKAEHKLAANFSSRGSLPAWLPAASLFPATERPAPESERSLPFLPAATEPKSQIRQTLEFRKAPQGMKANHSSSSPAGTMLSSEGWASLGLTEPPSLHGVTSSFRSLNLFDTTGAADFRVSETRPHLRRSSSLSLQKSLSGNESMPEPRLAAQVSAAHLKQESQEYPHRTLQKEIRKDGLTQVEYSQEMESPITKQRHSLHAVQSDNGSPSGMQKAEALGESCAYIYDSFTYTELAMDGPEDEALGELCRYLKNFDDRIVVSRDRYKLGLTYPREEKLQVLEVFRLFSARRMAALSEQTPFRDGKIQGETSAAGSAQQPNESRRASLLESSLGPDSLAGDTSPSQAQRQGSGFQPAPVQNFPSDHRAWQSEALDQTPGASKQGRSRRLLAESRQGLPDKFHFARDCNKEGSSQEAERAPRGSLPDLPRHSSPPAGEGLASDLGLRTTSLGSESAAEECVLCQNSHPAPPHASCPHKPCRARIPEGRASLTHHGASAGIPGTFGASTISQSLPGYIRDPTLKITYNIPDGVQQAGDPFPGHLYRGGHFEAFLPDNTEGRRLMVLLHKAFERGLTFRIRSCGLEERVTWGPIPHKTSMEGGKARNGYPDSHYLQQLSLKLKELNIE; encoded by the exons aTCTTTGTACGCGTCTGCATGAAGGTGGACTATGGCCGCTTCCCTGATGGAAAAGACATCCTGGATAGTCTGTGCCAGCGGTATGAGGGCATCCACATCAACTTCAACACTCAGGAGATGACCTGCACTGTCAAAGGCTCCTTTGTGGAGTTGCAGGCCTTCAGTTCTGAGCTGCTGAGGTGCCTCAACAGCAAGCAAAGGGCTGGCGTTCTCTTTGCGAACGGAGGCAGACCTGCTGAGAAGGCTGCGGGAGATGGCGTCTCGCACCAGGAGGAGACTCgggcagagaagaagaggaaaaagaagagggaCGAGGAGGAGAAGGCTGCAGCAGGCCCATTAGAAGTCCAGGAGTCTGCAGAGAGCGTCATGGAGCCCCTGGAGGACTTCTCCTTAGCAATAGACTCAGACATCTACCTCTACATGCAGAAGTTCTGCAGTGAGGAATTGGGCAACATTTTCCACAAGCAGCAGGTGGGTGTTGTGGACGTCCACAGCGACGGCATCACCACCCTCTACCTGCGAGCAGCATCAAATGGGGCTGGGGGAGTTAGCGCCCTAGTTTCGGCCCACCTGGCGCTCTCCCAGCTTTCTCAGCAACTGGAGGGCACCCTGCGGAAAGAGAAGGTCCACAAGCGAGATTTGGGGATCGACGGCGGCAGGAGTTTTCCAGCAGAGCTACAAAGCCTCTACCCTCTGCTGCtgattcaggaggaggaggaggatttctgccTCATTGGGAATTTGGCGGAAGTTTCCCAAGCCAAGCGGCACATCCAGGAACTGATTGCCGCAAGGGGGGCAGCGCAGGATCACCGGAGACCCGGCGTTCCCCAGGCAGCGTACCTCCAGGGCCCTAGCTCTCTGCCAGCTCAGCTAGAGTCGCCGGCGGAGTCCGTGCCAAAGAAGCTGAGCTCGCCAAAGCCCAACAGCAAAGCCGAGCACAAGCTGGCTGCCAACTTTTCAAGTCGGGGTAGCCTACCGGCATGGCTGCCAGCTGCCAGCTTGTTTCCAGCCACAGAACGCCCGGCTCCAGAGAGCGAGCGTTCCCTGCCGTTTTTGCCCGCTGCTACTGAACCAAAGAGCCAGATCAGGCAAACTCTGGAATTCCGGAAAGCACCGCAAGGGATGAAAGCAAATCACTCGTCGTCCTCACCTGCAGGCACCATGTTGAGTTCTGAGGGCTGGGCAAGCCTCGGTCTCACAGAGCCTCCATCCCTCCATGGGGTCACAAGCTCCTTCAGATCCTTGAACCTGTTTGACACCACGGGGGCTGCCGACTTCAGAGTTTCCGAAACGAGGCCCCACCTCAGAAGGTCCAGCAGCCTCTCGCTGCAGAAGTCTCTAAGCGGCAATGAGTCCATGCCTGAGCCCAGGCTTGCAGCTCAGGTCAGTGCAGCCCACCTGAAGCAGGAGTCTCAGGAATATCCCCACCGTACTTTGCAGAAGGAGATCAGAAAGGATGGGTTGACACAGGTGGAGTACAGTCAGGAAATGGAGTCTCCGATTACCAAACAAAGGCACTCTTTGCACGCTGTCCAAAGCGATAACGGGAGTCCTTCAGGCATGCAAAAAGCAGAGGCCCTCGGAGAGTCTTGTGCTTACATTTACGACAGCTTCACCTACACTGAGCTGGCCATGGATGGACCAGAGGATGAGGCCCTGGGTGAATTGTGTAGGTACCTGAAAAATTTCGACGACCGCATTGTCGTCAGCCGGGATAGGTACAAGCTGGGCCTTACGTACCCCCGCGAGGAGAAGTTGCAGGTCCTGGAAGTGTTCCGCTTGTTCTCTGCCCGCCGGATGGCTGCCCTGTCCGAGCAGACTCCCTTCCGTGATGGGAAAATTCAGGGCGAGACATCGGCTGCAGGGAGCGCTCAGCAGCCGAATGAGAGCAGGAGAGCCAGCCTGCTAGAGAGCTCCCTTGGCCCGGACAGCCTTGCCGGAGACACATCGCCCTCCCAGGCTCAGAGACAGGGCAGCGGTTTCCAGCCTGCGCCGGTGCAGAATTTCCCAAGTGACCACAGAGCATGGCAGAGTGAGGCCCTCGACCAAACCCCGGGTGCCAGCAAGCAGGGCCGCTCCAGGAGACTGTTGGCCGAGAGCAGGCAGGGCTTGCCAGACAAGTTCCATTTTGCGAGAGACTGCAATAAGGAGGGGAGCagccaggaagcagagagggcccCGCGGGGCTCCTTGCCTGACCTGCCACGGCACTCTTCTCCCCCAGCTGGAGAGGGGCTTGCCTCAGATTTGGGCCTGAGAACCACCAGCCTAGGAAGCGAGTCGGCGGCTGAAGAGTGTGTGCTGTGCCAAAACAGCCATCCCGCCCCGCCCCATGCCTCCTGCCCCCACAAGCCTTGCAGGGCGCGAATCCCGGAAGGGAGAGCTTCGCTAACCCACCACGGGGCCTCTGCCGGCATTCCCGGAACCTTTGGAGCTTCCACCATATCGCAAAGCCTCCCTGGGTATATCCGAGATCCGACACTCAAAATAACATACAACATTCCTGACGGAGTGCAACAA GCTGGAGACCCTTTCCCAGGACATCTGTACCGAGGGGGCCACTTCGAGGCCTTTCTCCCAGACAACACAGAGGGCCGGCGGTTGATGGTGCTCCTGCACAAAGCTTTTGAGCGCGGTCTGACGTTCCGTATCAGATCCTGCGGTTTGGAGGAGAGGGTGACTTGGGGACCCATCCCCCACAAGACCTCCATGGAGGGGGGCAAGGCCAG AAACGGCTACCCAGACAGCCATTACCTCCAGCAGCTGAGTCTGAAGCTGAAAGAGCTGAACATCGAATGA